The region CGCGCAGCACGACACGCTGACCGACCTGCCCAACCGCGTGCTGCTGCGCGACCGGATCGCGCAGGCGACCACCCTGGCCCGGCGCCGGGGCACGCCGTTCGCGGTGCTGTTCCTGGACCTCGACCACTTCAAGGACGTCAACGACAGCCTGGGGCACCACGCCGGGGATCAGCTGCTGCGCGAGGTGGCCCGCCGCCTGACCGGCAGCCTGCGCGCCTCGGACACCGTCAGCCGCCAGGGTGGGGACGAGTTCATCATCCTGCTGCCCGAGGTGAGCAGTGCCGCGCACGTGCAGACCGTGATCGGCAAACTCATGGCGGCCGTCACCGCGCCGTACGACCTGGACGGGCAGGCGGTGCACGTCACGCTCAGCCTGGGCGCGGCCCTGTACCCGCAGGACGGCGCGGACCCCGACGAGCTGCTCAAGCACGCCGACGCCGCCATGTACCGCGCCAAGGCGGACGGGCGCAACCGCCACCATTTCTACTCCCGCGCGCTGCACGGCGAGATCCAGCGGCAGCAGCAGCTGCGGCACGACCTGCGCGCCGCGCTGGACGCCGGGCAGTTCTGGCTGGCGTACCAGCCGAAGGTGAATCCCGCCAGTGGCGAACTGCTCGGCGCCGAGGCCCTGCTGCGCTGGAACGGCCCGGACGGCCCGGTGTCCCCCGCCATGTTCATCCCGGTCGCCGAGGAGACCGGACTGATCGTCCCGCTGGGCCGCTGGGTGCTGCGCGAGGCCTGCGCGCAGGCGCGCCGCTGGTCGGACGACGGGCACGCCCTGCCGGTGTCGGTGAACATCTCGGCGGCGCAGTTCGGCGAGACCGGCTTCCTGGAAACCGTGCAGGAGGAACTGCGTGCCAGCGGCCTGAGCGCGCACCTGCTGGAACTGGAGGTCACCGAGACCATCCTGATGCGGCACGTCGAGCACGTCCAGCGCAACCTCGCGGCGCTGCGGGCGCTGGGCGTGCAGGTCAGCATCGACGACTTCGGCACCGGGTACTCCAGCCTCAGCTACCTGCACGAGTTCCCCGTGACCACCCTGAAGATCGACCGGTCGTTCCTCGCGCCCGGCCGCAGCGGCCCGCAGGCGACCGCGCTGATCACCGCCATCATCGGGCTGGGCCGCGCCCTGAACCTGCAGGTGATCGCCGAGGGCGTCGAGCAGCCCGCCCAGGTCCGGGCCCTGCTGGACCTGGGCTGCGCCGCCATGCAGGGCTACCTGTTCGCGCCGCCCCTGCCCCCGGCGGCCTTCGAGGCGTGGCGGCGCGACTGGCCCGCCCAGCACGCCGCCCTGACCGCCCAGGCGTAGACCGGCGGGATCCACAGGGTCTCCCGCGTGACCGTGCGTCTTTCGGGGGACGTCACGCGCCGCTGCGGACCGCTACGCTGCGCGGCATGATAAGGGTGATGGATCAGGGAGGCCCGACCCGACCCGCCCGCCCCGCCCCCCGGCACGCGCTGGCGGAACTGCTGGACCCGGCCACGTACCGCGCCGCCGCGTACGTGCTGCTCAGCGTGCCTGCCGGGACGCTCGTGGCGGCGCTGCTGACGGCCGCCGTGCTCGTGGGCGTGTTGAGCCTGCCGGTCCTGATCGGGGCGCTGTTCCTGATCGGGGCGCTGTGGCTGGTCGTGGGGCTCGGGGACGCGCAGCGCGCCCTGATGGGCGTCCTGGGCGTGCGGTTCGCGCGGCCGGGGGCGGCGCTGCGGCCCGGTGGGTTGCTCGGGTGGCTGGGCGCCACGCTGGGCGACCCCGCCACGTACCGCACGCTGCTGTTCCACGTGATCCAGCTGCCGCTGGGGTTGATCTGCTGGGTGGTGCTCGCGGCGCTGCTCGCGGCGGTCGTGCTGGGCCTGGGCGCCCCGGTGTGGCTGATGGACAAGAGCGTCCCGCTGGTGTGGAACGAGTGGACGCTGGAACCCGGTCCGGTCGCCGTGGCGGGCCTGATGCTGACCGGGGCGGGCGCGCTGATCGTCACGGCGGGTGTCGTGAACCTGATGGGCCGCATGTGGACCCGACTGGGCGCCGCGCTGCTCGCCCGCGACCCGGCCGAGGCGGCGCGGCGCGAGGTGATCGCCCTGCGCCGCGCCGCCGGGCGGGTCGCGCTGGGCGACGACCTGCCCGCCACGTTGCGCGACCTGACCACCCAGGCGCGGGCGGCCAGCACCGCCGACGCGGTCGCGCTGGTCGCCCCGGACGGCACGCTGCGCGCCCTGGACGCCGGTTTCGGCCCGCCGGACCTCGCGGCGCTGAGCGGCCCGCTGACCCGCCCCCCGGCGCCCGGCGAGGCCAGCCTGACGCCCCTGAGCGGCGGGGCGGCGCTGGCGGCGCTGCCCGTCACGCTGCCCGCCAGCGCCGGCGCGGACGGCGGCACCCTGCGCGCCCTGTACGCCCCGGGCACCCGGCCCGGCGCGGACGAACTGGCGTTCCTGCTGTCCATCGCCGACCACGCCGGGACCGCGCTGCACGCCACGCAGCTGATCGAACGGGCGGGCGCGCGTGCCGGGGAGCAGGAACGCGCCCGGCTGGCCCGTGAACTGCACGACAGCGTCGCGCAGGCGCTGTACGGCATCACGCTGGGCGCCAAGACCGCCCGCGCCACCCTGGAACGCGACCCGGACCGCACCCGCCAGAGCCTGGAGTACACCATCCGCCTCGCCGAGGGCGGCGTGTCGGAGATGAAGGCGCTGCTGTTCAGCCTGCGCCCCGACGCGCTGGAGGAAGGCGGCCTGATCGCCGCGCTGACCCAGCACGCCCACGCGCTCGAAGCCCGCCACGGCCTGACCGTCCACGCGGACCTGCGCGAGGAACCCGCCCTGAGCCCCGACGCGCAGGCCGCCGCGTACCGCGTGGCGCAGGAGGCCCTGCACAACACCGTCAAGCACGCCCGCGCGGGTCAGGTGTGGCTGAGCGTCACCCAGGACGAGGGGCACGTCACCCTGAGCGTCCGCGACGACGG is a window of Deinococcus grandis DNA encoding:
- a CDS encoding sensor histidine kinase, which codes for MDQGGPTRPARPAPRHALAELLDPATYRAAAYVLLSVPAGTLVAALLTAAVLVGVLSLPVLIGALFLIGALWLVVGLGDAQRALMGVLGVRFARPGAALRPGGLLGWLGATLGDPATYRTLLFHVIQLPLGLICWVVLAALLAAVVLGLGAPVWLMDKSVPLVWNEWTLEPGPVAVAGLMLTGAGALIVTAGVVNLMGRMWTRLGAALLARDPAEAARREVIALRRAAGRVALGDDLPATLRDLTTQARAASTADAVALVAPDGTLRALDAGFGPPDLAALSGPLTRPPAPGEASLTPLSGGAALAALPVTLPASAGADGGTLRALYAPGTRPGADELAFLLSIADHAGTALHATQLIERAGARAGEQERARLARELHDSVAQALYGITLGAKTARATLERDPDRTRQSLEYTIRLAEGGVSEMKALLFSLRPDALEEGGLIAALTQHAHALEARHGLTVHADLREEPALSPDAQAAAYRVAQEALHNTVKHARAGQVWLSVTQDEGHVTLSVRDDGRGFDVTAQGRGTLGQRSMRERAAGAGGTLEVLSDPGQGTRVTLTLPATRPEVSA